A genomic stretch from Arachis stenosperma cultivar V10309 chromosome 3, arast.V10309.gnm1.PFL2, whole genome shotgun sequence includes:
- the LOC130969723 gene encoding DUF21 domain-containing protein At2g14520-like, which yields MAVEYTCCESKFFINIAVIVLLVLFAGLMSGLTLGLMSLSLVDLEVLAKSGTPQDRIHAEKILPVVKNQHLLLCTLLICNAAAMEALPIFLDSLVTAWGAILISVTLILLFGEIIPQSVCSRYGLAIGATVAPFVRVLVWICYPIAFPISKLLDFLLGHRNEALFRRAELKTLVNLHGNEAGKGGELTHDETTIIAGALELSEKTASDAMTPISDTFAIDINSKLDRELMNLILERGHSRVPVYYEQPTNIIGLILVKNLLTIDPEEEASVKSVTIRRIPRVPESMPLYDILNEFQKGHSHMAVVVRRCDKTNQPSSQNSANESVKDVKVDIDGEKPPHEKKVKPKMPLHKWKSFPNTNKSIKGSRSKKWTKNMYSDILEIDNGSPLPKLPEEEEAVGVITMEDVIEELLQEEIFDETDHHFEFS from the exons ATGGCGGTGGAGTATACCTGCTGCGAATCAAAGTTCTTCATCAACATAGCGGTCATCGTGCTGCTCGTCTTGTTCGCGGGCTTGATGTCGGGCCTCACCTTGGGCCTCATGTCTCTCAGCCTCGTCGATCTCGAGGTCCTTGCCAAATCTGGCACTCCTCAGGATCGTATCCACGCAG AAAAGATATTGCCTGTTGTCAAAAATCAACATTTGTTGCTCTGTACTTTGCTGATTTGCAATGCTGCAGCCATGGAG GCGCTTCCTATTTTTCTTGATAGTCTTGTTACTGCATGGGGTGCTATCCTGATTTCGGTGACGTTAATTCTTCTGTTTGGTGAG ATTATACCCCAATCTGTTTGTTCTCGGTATGGTTTAGCGATTGGCGCAACGGTGGCTCCCTTTGTCCGTGTGCTTGTATGGATCTGTTATCCAATTGCTTTTCCAATTAGCAAG TTGTTGGACTTTTTGCTGGGCCATCGAAATGAAGCCCTTTTCCGCAGAGCCGAGTTAAAAACACTCGTAAATTTGCATGGTAATGAG GCTGGAAAAGGTGGGGAACTAACACATGATGAAACAACAATCATTGCTGGGGCACTTGAACTCAGCGAGAAGACAGCTAGCGATGCGATGACTCCTATATCTGACACATTTGCCATTGATATTAATTCCAAACTTGATAG GGAGCTGATGAACCTAATATTGGAGAGGGGGCACAGCAGAGTCCCGGTCTATTATGAGCAGCCTACAAATATTATTGGACTTATACTG GTCAAGAATTTATTGACAATTGATCCAGAAGAGGAAGCATCTGTGAAGAGTGTAACCATACGCAGGATTCCAAG GGTTCCAGAAAGTATGCCTCTCTATGATATATTGAATGAGTTTCAGAAGGGCCATAGCCACATGGCTGTTGTTGTAAGACGGTGTGACAAGACAAATCAGCCATCTTCCCAAAACTCTGCCAATG AGTCGGTGAAGGATGTGAAGGTGGATATTGATGGTGAAAAACCCCCACACGAGAAAAAGGTGAAACCCAAGATGCCACTCCATAAGTGGAAAAGCTTTCCAAATACAAACAAGTCGATTAAGGGATCTCGGAGCAAAAAATGGACAAAAAATATGTACTCGGATATTCTGGAGATAGATAATGGAAGTCCACTTCCAAAACTCcccgaagaagaagaagctgttGGAGTAATTACGATGGAGGATGTTATTGAAGAACTACTACAG GAGGAGATCTTCGATGAGACAGATCATCATTTTGAATTCTCATGA